In Quercus robur chromosome 10, dhQueRobu3.1, whole genome shotgun sequence, a genomic segment contains:
- the LOC126704271 gene encoding oleosin Cor a 15-like → MAEIHQPHHYQPQQQHHQRPGDAMKGMFSEDNQEGPSTSKVLAVVTLLPVGGFLFILAGLTFVATLIGLAVSTPLFVIFCPVLIPAAIVIGLALAGFLTSGAFGITGLSSLSWIANYLRQTKAPEHMDYAKRRVQDTAGYYGQRAKEMGQNVKEKAQETGREVTARAQEGSGACFTSLSFRVRVFWWNKNGASDERARKAILLFVYKLVSSFEALEGNFACIYLLVVPIQQFLFIGMAQLSLRFHFMGT, encoded by the exons ATGGCTGAGATCCACCAGCCGCATCACTATCAACCACAACAGCAACACCACCAACGCCCCGGTGATGCCATGAAAGGCATGTTCTCTGAAGATAATCAAGAGGGTCCTTCAACTTCAAAAGTACTAGCAGTTGTGACTCTCTTACCCGTTGGTGGCTTTCTTTTCATCCTTGCTGGTCTCACATTTGTTGCGACACTCATAGGCCTAGCTGTTTCAACCCCACTGTTTGTGATTTTCTGCCCAGTTCTTATCCCAGCAGCAATAGTCATTGGCTTAGCCTTGGCTGGGTTTTTAACCTCAGGAGCTTTTGGAATCACAGGGCTTTCTTCACTGTCTTGGATAGCGAACTATCTGCGTCAAACAAAGGCGCCGGAGCACATGGATTATGCAAAGCGTCGCGTGCAGGACACGGCAGGTTATTATGGTCAGAGAGCTAAGGAGATGGGGCAGAATGTGAAGGAAAAAGCACAGGAAACTGGAAGAGAGGTTACAGCAAGAGCCCAAGAAGGCAGTGGAGC GTGTTTTACGAGTCTGTCTTTCAGGGTAAGAGTTTTTTGGTGGAATAAAAATGGTGCAAGTGATGAAAGGGCACGTAAAGCTATATTACTGTTTGTTTATAAG TTGGTTTCAAGCTTTGAAGCACTAGAAGGAAATTTTGCATGCATATATCTGCTTGTTGTTCCAATCCAGCAGTTTTTGTTTATAGGGATGGCACAATTATCATTGAGGTTCCATTTCATGGGCACATAA